A genomic window from Populus nigra chromosome 7, ddPopNigr1.1, whole genome shotgun sequence includes:
- the LOC133699229 gene encoding pre-mRNA splicing factor SR-like 1 isoform X2: MEVQTNGKPIDSLFEKVLCMNILSSDYFKELYRLKTYHEVIDEIYNQVDNVEPWMTGNCRGPSTSFCLLYKFFTMKLTVKQMHGLLKHKDSPYIRAVGFLYLRYAGDPKTLWNWFEPYIKDDEEFSPGSSGRKTTIGIYVRDLLLGQVSTTLIPFSPVFLFLSCGRSQPILR; the protein is encoded by the exons ATGGAGGTACAGACAAATGGGAAACCGATAGATTCACTCTTTGAGAAGGTCCTTTGTATGAACATTCTATCATCGGATTACTTCAAGGAGCTTTACCGATTAAAGACGTACCATGAAGTGATTGATGAAATATACAATCAAGTTGACAATGTTGAGCCATGGATGACTGGTAACTGTCGTGGCCCATCTACATCCTTTTGCCTTCTGTACAAGTTCTTCACCATGAAGCTCACTGTCAAACAAATGCATGGTCTGCTAAAGCACAAGGATTCTCCTTATATCAGAGCG GTTGGGTTCCTTTACCTGAGATATGCTGGTGACCCAAAGACACTGTGGAATTGGTTTGAACCATATATCAAAGATGATGAG GAATTTTCTCCTGGATCTAGTGGAAGGAAGACAACAATAGGCATATATGTGCGTGATTTACTTCTCGGACAGGTCAG TACTACTTTGATACCCTTTTCCCCCGTATTCCTGTTCCTGTCTTGCGGCAGATCACAGCCAATCTTGAGATGA
- the LOC133699229 gene encoding pre-mRNA splicing factor SR-like 1 isoform X1, which yields MEVQTNGKPIDSLFEKVLCMNILSSDYFKELYRLKTYHEVIDEIYNQVDNVEPWMTGNCRGPSTSFCLLYKFFTMKLTVKQMHGLLKHKDSPYIRAVGFLYLRYAGDPKTLWNWFEPYIKDDEEFSPGSSGRKTTIGIYVRDLLLGQYYFDTLFPRIPVPVLRQITANLEMMKLPTKISGSTGDGNRHGSDDTARRPPSVKAALSVSFGQRAPHRASTRDSSPVRRTLPPPSYDRTSDDPRSHRSQSREYSDKEYSDRDRDQDRGRERDRDRDRERDRVRDRDHDRERDRDRGRDSDRKQERERGRDRRSDYDRSSRYTDRESRRDYERSSRDGSRRHRESNYRTRSRSRSRSRSQSLQAGTSPFDQHPTPQRDGSKDRTSASSNLAKLKDLYGDLGDQKGDAGLERVPRRDNDGEEVFRLGGSTWR from the exons ATGGAGGTACAGACAAATGGGAAACCGATAGATTCACTCTTTGAGAAGGTCCTTTGTATGAACATTCTATCATCGGATTACTTCAAGGAGCTTTACCGATTAAAGACGTACCATGAAGTGATTGATGAAATATACAATCAAGTTGACAATGTTGAGCCATGGATGACTGGTAACTGTCGTGGCCCATCTACATCCTTTTGCCTTCTGTACAAGTTCTTCACCATGAAGCTCACTGTCAAACAAATGCATGGTCTGCTAAAGCACAAGGATTCTCCTTATATCAGAGCG GTTGGGTTCCTTTACCTGAGATATGCTGGTGACCCAAAGACACTGTGGAATTGGTTTGAACCATATATCAAAGATGATGAG GAATTTTCTCCTGGATCTAGTGGAAGGAAGACAACAATAGGCATATATGTGCGTGATTTACTTCTCGGACAG TACTACTTTGATACCCTTTTCCCCCGTATTCCTGTTCCTGTCTTGCGGCAGATCACAGCCAATCTTGAGATGATGAAGCTACCCACAAAAATTTCTGGTTCAACAGGGGATGGCAACCGTCATGGATCTGATGATACTGCACGTCGACCACCATCTGTGAAGGCTGCACTTTCAGTCTCTTTTGGTCAGCGTGCTCCTCATCGTGCATCAACTAGGGACTCATCTCCTGTTCGTCGCACGCTACCTCCACCCTCCTATGACAGAACCAGTGATGATCCACGAAGTCATCGCAGCCAGAGTCGTGAATATTCTGATAAAGAATATTCAGACAGGGATCGGGATCAAGATAGGGGTAGAGAAAGGGACCGTGACAGGGACAGAGAGAGGGACAGGGTTCGGGATAGAGATCATGATAGAGAAAGAGATCGGGACCGTGGCAGGGACAGTGACAGGAAACAGGAACGTGAGAGGGGTAGAGACCGAAGGTCTGATTACGATAGGAGTTCCAGGTACACTGACAGGGAGAGCAGAAGGGATTATGAACGGAGCAGCCGTGATGGAAGTAGGCGTCATAGAGAAAGTAATTATAGAACCCGGAGTCGGAGCAGGAGCAGAAGTAGAAGCCAAAGCTTGCAAGCTGGCACATCACCATTTGATCAGCATCCAACTCCTCAAAGGGATGGAAGCAAGGATAGGACATCTGCATCTAGCAATC